The genomic window tactctgcatacatggggtcgacacaagtcagaatcgacttcacagtAATTAAGAATAAGAAGAAGTGGAAAACAGTACCAGAAGtcataaacaattaaaaaaaaaacaaacaaaaaacacatgttGAGGGTGTATTCTCTGTCAGACAATGCTCTAAGCACGTAcagtagattgttgttgttgttagttgctttcatgtcagttctgactcatagcgaccctgtgtacaatagaacaaaacactgcccagtcttgcgccatccttacaattgttgttaggcttgagcccattgttgcagccactgtgtcagtccacctcattcaGAGCCTTCCTtgttttcgatgaccctctgtgttaccaagcatgatgtccttctccagggactgatccctcctaataacatgtcaaaattacatgagacaaagtcttgccatccttgctcctaagaagtattccagctgtacttcttccaagacagatttgttcattctcctggtagttcaatatccttcaccaacaccataattcaaaggcatcaattcttcttcagtcttccttattcattggccagcttttgcatgcatatgaggtgattgaaaacaccatggcttgggtcaggtgcacctcagtccttaaagtgacatctttttaacagtttaagaaggtcttttgcagcagatttgcccaatgcaatacgtcatttgatttgttgactgctacACTAATTTATTTAATCTGCCTAATAGCCCTATGGAGTAgggtttttaaaatgtattattattttttttatttcaagaatGAAGGAATAAGGATGGGGAAGTAATTTGCTCGAAGACAAATAGCTTGTAGGTGCCGGAACTGAGAACTGAATCAAAAAAGCCTGGTTTTAGAGTTAGTGCTTGGAACTACTATACTATACTGTCTGCCCCCcaaaaataaagttatttttaaaaaattcaactgAGTGCTGTCTCAAGTCATTGAAATTCTATCCACCTCCAGACCTTTGTATAGGAGGAGCAGATGGACAGGCCAGGGACATTGGGGCTGATTTAGGGCAACTGCAAGGTGTTGCTGCTTTGAACATTTTTAGATTGAATATTTCTCTGGGGTAGAGGGAAGTTGATAAGGACTTATGGGAGTTGATGGTTAAAAACCTGTTGATTCTTGGAACTTGCTCCTGGTCCAGAGGAAGGGCAGGACCAGGAtttgagggaggagggggctgggggacACTGACTCCTGGATCTGAGCGGGGAGGGGGCTGGGACATGGACTCCTGGTTCTGAGTGAGGAGAAGGGCTAGGCTTCTACCACCAAAGGAGAAGTGGCTGCCTACATTTTGTAATACGATGGGTGGGGGCGAGGTGGGCATAGTTAGGAGAGACTTATTGCTTAGGAGAGGAGGGATCTGGAAGATGTTTGTGGGGAAAGAATTCTGGGAGAGAAACAGGAAGCATAGGTAGGAGAGCCAAGTCCTGGGGCTAGATCTGATCCCTTTGTCAGCAGCATCTGAGGCGTGACTGTCCAGAGTTTTTGATGGCAGGTGGCCTGGGGCAGGGCTAGCCTCTGAGTCACAGATGactccttcctcttcccttttttcttccAGAGGTTCCTTCCCTGCCTTCTCTAGCtgggcggggtggggtgggggaagccCACCTACCCAGGTTCCCATCACCTACCTTCCTCTGGCACCTGGAGACTGGCTGCTCACTTTAGGCAGGACTGTCATTCACCTGTCGTCCCTAACCCTTGCTGAAAGCCTCGTCCCTCTCTCCCTAATTATCACCTGTGAAATGCTCAGAAACACTTTCACATTCCTTTCCACCCTGATGAAACAGGCAtcacctctctctctgtctttggcTCTgtctcccattttacagttgagaaaaacTGAGAcctgagaaatgaaaacacacccCAGTGCAGGAAGGCAGGGTTAGAGCTCaaaatcatactttttttttctagtctctgtTAAGATCTCCTCACCTCAATATTCAATCTTCAGAGCTTTTCCacttttctttttcaggttataaAAGTACACATCCACAGAAATGTAGATGGAAGGAAGAAAGCACCCCACGACTACCACCAGATACAGTTTGATACACGTCCTTTCGGATTTTATTCTGTGAATATTTAATTTGACATGGCTAGGATCACATACGTATTTATTTTcatgtctttcttttttcattttacattATACAGCACACATTTTTGCACAACACTAAGAATTCTGCATAAgtattatttttgatgatttcataATATTCTCTCAAATTGGCCTGTCATTTACTTCAACAGTCCACTCATTTGGAACATAGTCAGTGTTTTCACGTTTTTCTTACGATGAGTAATATTGTGGTGAATTTAAATCTTGTGCCACATTTTGGATACTTTTTGTAATGTCATTCCAAAACTAGGGTTTGTGCCAAAGAAGCAAAAGTGTTGAATAAGGGTTTTGATCACATTGCCAAACAGTGTTCCGTAACAATTGTATGAATTTACAGTTCCAGTGTTTGAGAGTGCTGGTCTCACTGAAACTTCATCAACACTGAGGCTTTTGTGcttctttggtttgtttttaaatccTTGCTAATTTGATTGGTTTAAAATATGGCATATTGTTGGGGCTTTAATATGTCTTTGATATTGTGTTTTTATAGGTCACTGACGTCCTTATTTTCTGTTCATATCACACGGTCATTCAACTTTTATCTATTCTTTCTCATGGTCTCCTTTATCCAAGGAACAAAGTCGCAGACTTGGGTGTAAACACCTGGGTCGTTCGGCTGGCCACAAGGGAACGTTCCCCAGGACACCAGGCCTTGCAGGGTTCCTTTGCACATCAGTGGTCCCCCTGAGTCACCCTAGAGCGCAGAGAGAATGAGAGCTTAGCTTTGGCTTCAGAGTAAACCCCTATTCCCACTTCAGTTTCGTTATACTCCCCCAGTTATCTTTGTCCTGCTAGACCATGCACGCCACCTTGACCAATGAGAACAGACTCATTGTCTACGGTGGCCAATGGGAGGGCAAAGATTAGTGTTGTCATGGAGATGACGGATCAGGTTCTTTGTGAGCCATGGCCAATGGGATCGACCACAGGACAGGGGGTGGGGCTTCCAGGAATCAGAGCGCAATTTATTTTCCAGTGTTAAGGACTCCACTCATGCACTTCGGGCATGAAATGGGGCCAGGATGGTCCTGGAAGCCAGGGACAGGACCAGCTACATGATTTTCAAGACCTGGTGCAAGATGAAAATGTGGAATCCTTatccaaaaattaaaaagaattttaagatggCGACTgaagagcattaaaccaagctcGGGAACCTTCTCAGCATGGGGCCCTGCGTGATTGCACGGCTTGCACATTCGTGAAGCCAGCCAGCTCTGATTAAGGGAGAAGGGGCATCCCCCCCTCTTCTCTAGGACACACACTCTTATATCATAACCTCCGTCCCCAATACACACCATCGCACCTCCCCTGCCAGCTGACGGTGCaaataagagaaaagaaagggGTATGGAGATAGAGACAAacagagagggaaggagacaAAGAGAAGGGAAAGACGAAAGTAGAGAGAAGAAATGGGAAGGGGGaagaggtttgttgttgttagttgctgtcagtctGGCTCATGGATACCCCAtccatgtgcacagagtagaactgttccatagggttttaaggccatgaactttcagaagcaggtcaccaggcattattttcaaggcacctctgggtgggtttgaaccgccaacctttcggttagtaatcAAACGCCTAGCCAATTGCATGACACAGGGACTCCTTAGGAGGAGGGttcttgttgctgtgtgctgttgagtcaattccgactcacagcaaccctaaatgacagagtagaaccgccccacagggtttcccaggctatagcagttggaacccatcagcggctctgcaggagaaaaggcgtggtgatctcctcccataaagatttacaggagGAGGGTAGAGAAGCAGAAACATAGGGGAGGGAAGAATCAGAGACAAAGGAAAGTGGACACATGGGGTGAAAGGAAGAACCTGACAGAAACACAAATACAGAGAGGAAAACATTGAAATCAAATTAGGCAAAAAGGGAAGGTGATAAAGGATgttcagagacagaaaggccGATACAAAAGATAACGAAGCCTTTCCTcaaaaaaagattagactgggctataagacataaaatgatactcatgaagagtgtgcttcttagttcaaacagatacatgagaccaaatgggcagctcctgtctggaggcaggatgagcaGACAAGAAGGGACAGGTGCTGATTGGATGGACACTGGAAACCccctggggtagaaagggggagtgtgctgtcacattgtagggattgcaactagtgtcgcATAACAATAtgcatacaaatttttgtatgagaaattaacttgagctgtaaactttcacctaaaggaaaactaaaaaaaaaaaaaaaaaaaaggaaggggaaacatggggggaggggagacagTTCTTTCCCAGAACCAGGATTAGGGTAAAGTGAGTGAAGCATTCACCTCAGACATAAAATTTAaggctgggggggggggtgctCCAAAAAGCTCTGTAATCacaataaataacattttattgcagtcttaaaaaaacaaatatcaaTGCAAAAAAGAATCTGTGATGAACAAAAtactcaaattttttaaaaaggcactgTGCTGAGCTATATCGGAGCCTGAGgcaaaaagaaaattcagaagACTGACCTGCTCTTTACTTAAGATTGCGATATTTTGATCATCGTGGAATTTTTTGcgttcatttttttacaaaacaTTGCATTAGGATATGATTTATTTCAATGACTGAGTTGTTGGTCACCCCCTTAAATTTTGTGCTTGAGGTGagtgcctcattttcctcaccctggtgacatagtggttaagtgctacggctgctaaccaaagggtcagcggttcgaatccgccaggagctccttggaatctctatggggcagttctactctctcctatagggtcactatgagacggcactgggtttggtttttttttttttggttttaggctgAGGCAGGAGCCAGTCATTCAGAGAGGGCAGAGCCCTTTATCTTTCCTACTTCCAACTCCCACCCATTAAACtttctgccccacccccagggcCACATCAGCCCCTAAAAGAGCTTCCACTCCTCACCTAGGCAGGGAATGAGGTAGAGAGTGCTAAGAAAGCTGGATCTGGAGGGTGTCTGGGGGGAAGGCTCAGTACCTAGGGTGGGGTACAGAGCCTGAGCCAGGGGCTttgatagaaaaggaagaagggactGTGCATTGAGAGAACCAGACAGGGAGCCCAGGACTGGGGAGGAAGGGAGTCTCACATTGCAGGCGTTCTTCTTGGAGCCCGGGATGCCAGCACACAGCATTGACTTGCCCAACAGGTCCTTGTAAATCTTACTGCAGTCGTTGTGGGAGATGAGGTTGACATCTGCACACATGAGCTCTGATGGAAATTTCACTGCAGTTGGATGGGAAGAGTGGTCAGTTAGAGGCCTGGGCCTGGGGACAGGGCTGGCCTGGagcctggactcctgggtctgagggaggaaggGGTTGGGGTCCCAGATTCCCGGGTCTGAGAAAGGAGGGAGGCGGGCCCTAGACTCCCAGGTCTTAGGAAGGTGGGGGCTGGGAGCTCAGACTCTTGGGTCTGAGGGAGAAGGGGCTGGGGCccagactcctgggtctgagggaggaggaggctGGGGGCCCGACTCTTGAGTCACTGAGGCAGCCTCACCATTAGGGCTGCTGGTGGTGCCCCAGCCAGAGACAGTACATTGGGTTCCAGGGCGCTCGCATCGGGAGGGCAAAGTGACACCCTTCATACTAGATGACAGCTTGACTGGGGACCTTAGCTTCACCAGCATGATGTCATTGACATGAGTCTGTGTGGAGTAGCCAGGGTGACGGATTGACTTTGTGGCTCTGATCTTCTTGGCATTCCTGTCGTTCAGTACTTGACTGCCCATGTACACATTATACTCACTGGGAGGGACATTTAAAGCAACATTTAGAATAAGATACTATGACTGAGATGGGGGACAGAGACTCAGAGAGAGGGGGACAGAGATCCAGAGAGAGGGGAACAGAGACCCagggagagagggacagagaccCAGAGGGAAGGGGACAGAGACAGGGTGGGAGGGACAGAGACCCAAGGAGAGAGCTGGAGTCCCTGATAGCACTTCCTCTCCACCAATCACCTATTCAGGCAGCACGTACTTCATCATGCAGTGGGCAGCGGTGAGCACCCACCACTTGTTGAGCAGCACGCCTCCACAATGTAGTTGATTGCCCTTGAGCAGGGCCACCTGCGAGGGTTGGGAGTGGTTTGGACATGGGTGGCCATCAATAATCCTGTCCCCATCAGCTTGGGCTGGATAGagacatgaagaaaaatgtgggtaGCTATTGTCAAAGGAAGGCTGAGGCAAGAGCCCAGGGATTCAGAGTGCCAGAGATGGacagagaaagacagacataCACATAGAGAAATGCAGGGGCAGACAAGGAGACTGGCAAAAACAGAACAGTGCAGAGAAAGAGGAATTCAAATGCCCCCTGAAGAAGAGGCAACTAAGAAGAGAGAAACCAAGGgcagaggaggcaggcagagaacATGAGaggtggagaggaagagagacagagGGTGCACACTCAGAAAGGGCACACTCCAGACAGACAGCACCTCTCTGGTGACCACCACCTCTGTGGAGAGACACTGAGTGCAGAAGACAACCTGGAGAAGCTGGAGACCCAGGGAGGCAGAAGGAAGCAGGAAGAAAAGGGGCATGAGGCAAGGGATGCTTGTCTACCACGGGAGGAAGTGTTGAAGGAGGTGAGGTTCTGGCTCAGGGACTGCTTGGACAGAGGGGGTCCTGGAGAGGGTCAATGGGGACACTGGGGGATCCAGAGGCTAGGATAGTCCTCCCAGTCCAGCCCTCACCTTTTTGTTCAGCAGCTCCCAAGGCCAAAGACAGCAATAGGATCAACAGAGGCAGGAGCAGGGATCTCGCCATGgtggcctctctgagcctctcagGGGCTTCCAGAACAGAGGAAGGGGCTCTACTGCTGGGCCTAAAAACGGGAAAAGGGCTCAGGAAGTAGAAGTTGGATCCCTTCCTCCATCAGACCCAGGAGTCTGAGTCCCTCCTccttcagacccaggagtccaggcccCCAGCTCCCTCCTCCCAGGAACCCAgtcccctgctccctcagaacCAGGAGTCTGGGTACCCAACCCCTCCCCCTCAGATCCAGGAGTCCAGGTCCCCAGTCCCCTGCCCCCTCAAACCCAGCACTCCCTCAGACCCAGAAGTGCAGGCCCCCAGCCCCCTCTTCCTCTCTTAGACCCAGGATTCCAGGTCCCCAACCCCTCCTCCCTCATACCTAGAGTCCAGGTCCCCAGTCCTCTCCTTCCTCAGGACCCAGGAGTCCAAATCCTCTCCCCACCAGACATAAGAGTCCAAATTTCCAGACTTCTTTCTTTAAGACTCAGGAGTCCAAAACCCCTTTTCTCCCAGGACACAGTTCTCTGGTTCCTCAGGATCCCTCTCTCCTAGGGACCCAGGGACACCTGTGACCTGGGTCCCTAACCACCTCCTCCCCCTGGGACCCAGAAGTCCTTTTTCCCCCAAGGGACCCCAAATTTCAGACTCCGAGCCCCTCAGGACCAGGAGTCCAGACCCCTCAGGCCTCCTCCTCTTAGGAACAGGAGTTAAGTATCCAGCACGCACACCCTATCAGGAGCCTTTCTCACCTCAGGAGGGTCAGGTCGAGACTTCAGACTCTGTTGGGAGCCAAGCGTCTCCAGCCCTTTGCAGGGCGGCCCTCTTATACCACCTCCGCTCCCACGCACCCGCCCCCAGCGCCCTGGGGTGCGGGCGGAGCCGGCTCTGGGACGTCTGTCCTCTTCCTGAGTTTGTGCTTATCTGGAACCCCTGAGGCAGCCAAAGCAATCGGCCCTACTCTACTGTCTTGGCATCCTACCACCTGAGGCCCAGGTGGGGCAGACCCTGCTCCTCTGCCCCCACACATTCTGGTCCCACTGTCCCTCATGGCTGCTCTCtggggaggggccagatgcaccAGCTGTGAGGACAGAATTCAAGGAGGGCAGTCTCAAGGGAGTAGACTCTGGCCTgggtccttctccaaggacattTTCTTGCCTTCAGCcctatttgggaatggttcaGGCCCCCTACCCCTCTTCTAATTCTGACCAGCCTGTAGAAACTTGTTCAAGCTGGATCCCTGTCTGCCTCTGAAGCTGAACCCAATTTCCAATCCtagtaagtttttttgtttttttttagtatgttattactgttgttgggtgcccttcagttgatttagactcatagtgaccccatgtgacagagtaggactgtcccatagggttttcttggccataatcttttttgtgtgtgtgtgtgctttaagtgaaagtttacagttcaagttagtttcttatacaaaaatttatgcacacattgttatgtggccctactTGCTCTccttgtaatgtgacagcacactcctcctttccacgctggatttcccatgtccattcaaccagctcctgtccctttttgccttctcatctcgcctccgggcagagctgcccatttagtctcatgtgtccacttgagctaagaagcactcttttcacaagtatcattttatgtcttattatccagtctaatctttgtctgaagaattggcttcaggaatggtttcagttctgggttaacaaagagtccggaggccatgtcttctggggtccctccagtctcagtcagatcactaagtcttgtctttttactagcgtttgagttctgcaccccacttttcttctgttccatcagggactctgtgttgtgttccctgtcaagacggttattggtggtagccgggcatcatctagttcttctggtctcaggctgatagagtctctggtttatgtggctctttctgtctcttgggctcatattttccttgtatcttctgtgtttttcattctctttgctccaggtgggttggtgccaattgttgtatcttagatggccgctcactagcttttaagaccccagatgccactcaccaaaataggatgtagaacactttcttgatacactttattatgccagttgacctagatgtcccccaaaaccatggtcagaagacccctgcccctgctactctgtccctcgaactGTTTGGTCAtattgaggaaacttcttagcttttggtttggtccagttgtgctaacttccccttttttgaccaatttcactcagcataatgccttccagattcatccatgttatgagatgttttgctgattcattgttgttctttatagttgcgtagtattccattgtgtgagtataccataatttgtttagccattcatccgttaatgggcacctaggttgtttccatctttttgccattgtgaagagtgctgcaatgaacatgggtgtgcatagatctattcctgtgatggctcttatttctctaggatatatttcaaggagtgggatcgctggatcatatggtagttctatttctagctttttaaggaagcaccaaatcgattccctaagtggttgtaccattttacattgctaccagcagtgtataagtgttccagcctctccacaacctctccaacaattATCACTTTGTGTTTATGGGATTAATGCtatcttggctataatctttatgggagcggattgccaggtgtttctcctgcggagccagtgggtgggcttgaattgccaacctttttgttagcagctgagtgcttaatcactgtaccaccagggtttggaATCCTAATAGAGGTTTAAACTTAAAAGAGAAGGCTTTCCCTAGCTCTACTCCCACTCAAAGCTTACTGTTATCAGTTTAGTCTGTGTTCTCAtattcatttttagtaatgttatTTATACATAGGTTCTTACATATAAAGAAAGCCAGTTACCGTCAAATTGATTTCCTACtaatggcaatcccatgtgtgtcagagtagaactgtgctccatagggttttccatagctgatttttcaaaagtagatcgccaggcctttcttccaaggaacctctggatgaacttgaacctccagccttttgattatcAGCTAAGAACTTTAACTGCATGCACCACTGAGAGTCTCCATACATATTATGTatttataatgaaaaagtttgtcATGAATTAACAGTTAATTCACCAGCTCAGCAACCTCATCAAAGACCCAGGTTATCCACATCTCTCAGTTTGACCATCTGCCATGCTTTGGCTTGGTCTGCAGGCCACTTCCTTCCATGGTCCCtaggaaccaaagacaaaggccaAATCTAGTTCTTTGTCTCACAATCCCTCACTCCTCATTGGCCTGAACTGCATCACTTATCTGTTTCTTAACCAATTACTGGCAGGAGAATATGGCTTCCATGCTTGGTATAATGAAACTTATAGTCATGATGAGGATAAAAGATTTTCCAAACAAAATCAGGGTTCTGATAGTCAGCTAGGAGGGGTGAATGTCTTGGTGGGCAAGAATAATGTCTACTATGGGTCAAAcaggagccttagtggcacaagagttaagcactcaagtgcttggctgctaaccaaaaggttggtggttcgagccaaCCCAGAGCTCCCTGGGAAAAAgagctggtgatttgcttctataagattacagcctagaaaaccctatggggcagttctactctgttatgtgGGGTCTCCATTGACTAGACGGCACACAATAACCACAATGGGTCAAACTATGATTAAAGTTAGAATTGGGTTATGGATCAGGATTGAGTCCAAGTAAAAGTTAAAGTCCTACATTGGTTCTCAGGATTCTATATCATCTGAACCCTCTTCTGTCTCTGACCTCATCACCTGCCCTTCTTCCCCTTACTCACTCAGCTCCAGCTGCAATGGTTTCCTTGCTAGAGCATTCTAGCCACACTACTTGCCTGTTTGCTCTGCTTGGAGCATTCTATCCCCAGGCAGCCACATggctctctctgtcacctccttCAAAATtttgctcaaatatcaccttctcaTGGAGAccatctttcataatattataACTCTAGGAGTCGTGAAGGATGGAGGATATTGAGAACTCCCTAACCctctttcctgctttatttttctccataccaCTTACTGCACATTTTAGGTACTTATTATTGTATGGACTATCTCCACCCACCAGAACAAAAGCTTCTATGAAGGCAGaaaattttgtctgttttgtccaCAGATGTGTGGAAGTAAAACAAATAATTCACAACAAAGCTTAAAATCACAGCTATAAAATATGTATGCCCTGAAGAAAAAGTGCAGAGTATTTTGAAAGTATTTCACGAAGAAATTTGACCCAGGAAGTGACTTTGAACTGAAAGTTGAAGGAAAAGTAAGAATTAACTAGCAGAAAATGGGAGGGCATGGCGAGTGTAATACGTAGAGGGaaaagcatgtgcaaaggcccgtAAGGGCGTATGGATGGAGTTCAGAGACCATAGGTTGTCTGGGACCAGACAATGAAGAGCCTTGTGTGTCATGGTGAGCTTGTCTTTATCCTGTGAACAATGGTGAGCCACTTGGGCTTCAGTTAGGGGAGTGACATAATAAGATTTGTATTTTCAAAATACCACTCTGGTTGCTGAATGAACAATGGGTTTTAGTGAGATGTGGAGACATGGGGAGACCATGAGGAGGCCATTGCTGATGTCCAGGTGAGAAATGATAGTGACTTGGATAAGCATAGCTGGGAGGTGGAGATGGTGATAAGTGGATGGATGCAAGATGCGTTTAGGGAAGAGAATCAGCAGGTCTTGTTGATGGATTGAATGGAAAGTGCGGTGAGGGAGAGGAAGATGTTAAAATATCAAGATCTCTTTCTGGATGAACGAtcgtgccattcactgagaaagcaTGATCATGTATGTCAAATGCTCCTGAGAGGAGAGAAAGACCCCCAGGTTCTTGAGcataaccctaactccaacctttACTTTGATATAACCAACCCTGACACAATCTTGACCCCAAACCTCAACTCATACCCAATTCTAATCCAAACTCTGCCTCCATCTTGACTAGCCTTAATTTATACCTTACCCTGGGACCTAAATCTTAGCCTCAATCTCTCACCACAAACACCAAGTCACCCCAAATCCTGCTTCAATCTTGACCAA from Loxodonta africana isolate mLoxAfr1 chromosome 11, mLoxAfr1.hap2, whole genome shotgun sequence includes these protein-coding regions:
- the LOC100666907 gene encoding kallikrein-7; protein product: MARSLLLPLLILLLSLALGAAEQKADGDRIIDGHPCPNHSQPSQVALLKGNQLHCGGVLLNKWWVLTAAHCMMNEYNVYMGSQVLNDRNAKKIRATKSIRHPGYSTQTHVNDIMLVKLRSPVKLSSSMKGVTLPSRCERPGTQCTVSGWGTTSSPNVKFPSELMCADVNLISHNDCSKIYKDLLGKSMLCAGIPGSKKNACNGDSGGPLMCKGTLQGLVSWGTFPCGQPNDPGVYTQVCDFVPWIKETMRKNR